In Nostoc sp. UHCC 0926, a single genomic region encodes these proteins:
- a CDS encoding Hfq-related RNA-binding protein, with the protein MLTELDTTLPSIRQVQNLIKQTIPVEFKLLTGDVVTGRVLWQDPHCICIADENSQQTTVWKQAIAYIKPKS; encoded by the coding sequence ATGCTTACCGAACTTGACACCACTTTGCCTAGTATTAGACAAGTCCAAAACCTGATTAAACAAACAATACCAGTAGAATTTAAGTTGCTGACTGGCGATGTGGTAACAGGGAGGGTTTTATGGCAAGATCCACACTGTATCTGTATTGCTGATGAAAACAGTCAGCAAACCACTGTTTGGAAACAAGCGATCGCTTATATTAAACCCAAGAGTTAG
- the dapF gene encoding diaminopimelate epimerase, with product MAIEFTKYHGLGNDFILIDNRSSSVPVVTPEQAIKLCDRHFGIGADGVIFALPGENGTDYTMRIFNSDGSEPEMCGNGIRCLAGFIADLEGESRNKDSYRIHTLGGVITPQLLSDGLVKVDMGLPRLLAVEIPTTLAPAEEKVISQPLEVAGKTWDVTCVNMGNPHCITFVEDVAAIELETIGPKFEHHPAFPQRINTEFMQVVRRDYLKMRVWERGAGITLACGTGACASLVAGVLTGKCDRTATIELPGGPLQIEWSEIDQRVYMTGPAEKVFTGKL from the coding sequence ATGGCAATCGAATTTACTAAGTATCATGGTCTGGGCAACGACTTTATTCTGATTGACAATCGCTCGTCATCTGTGCCTGTAGTGACCCCAGAGCAAGCCATCAAGTTGTGCGATCGCCACTTTGGTATCGGTGCTGATGGTGTAATTTTTGCCCTACCTGGAGAAAACGGCACTGACTACACCATGCGGATTTTTAATTCCGATGGTTCCGAACCAGAAATGTGTGGCAATGGCATTCGCTGTTTAGCTGGCTTTATAGCAGACTTAGAAGGCGAATCCCGGAATAAAGACTCATATCGCATTCATACTTTGGGTGGTGTAATCACTCCCCAACTCTTATCTGATGGTCTAGTCAAGGTGGATATGGGTTTACCCAGGTTACTCGCTGTTGAAATTCCCACCACCCTTGCACCCGCCGAAGAAAAAGTAATTTCTCAGCCGTTGGAGGTGGCGGGGAAAACTTGGGATGTCACTTGTGTAAATATGGGAAATCCCCACTGCATTACTTTTGTGGAAGATGTAGCAGCAATTGAGCTAGAAACCATCGGCCCGAAATTTGAGCATCACCCAGCTTTTCCCCAACGCATAAATACCGAATTTATGCAAGTGGTGCGTCGTGACTATTTGAAAATGCGGGTGTGGGAACGGGGGGCTGGAATTACATTAGCTTGTGGTACTGGTGCTTGTGCTTCCTTGGTGGCTGGAGTGTTAACCGGGAAATGCGATCGCACTGCCACTATAGAATTACCAGGCGGCCCGTTGCAAATTGAATGGTCAGAAATCGACCAAAGAGTTTACATGACAGGCCCGGCTGAGAAAGTATTCACGGGTAAACTGTAA
- a CDS encoding DNA-3-methyladenine glycosylase family protein: MTLEKTAAQTPELESLTQESLTRSLMVLANLDSDLAQILETLGPPPMWQREPGFATLLCIILEQQVSVAAAKAVFTRLCGVVVTLTPENFLRLDDVQLRGIGFSRQKILYCRGLADAIATGQLDLNKLEKMDETAIRTELKCLKGIGDWTVDIYLLMALQRPDVFPKGDLAIAIALQKLKGLATRPTPVQLEAMTQHWRPWRAVAARLLWHYYLSNATAKSVTVYP, from the coding sequence ATGACATTAGAAAAAACAGCCGCTCAAACACCTGAACTCGAATCGCTGACTCAAGAAAGTCTGACCCGTAGTTTAATGGTGCTTGCCAATCTTGACAGCGATTTGGCTCAGATTTTAGAAACACTGGGGCCTCCACCTATGTGGCAAAGAGAACCAGGTTTTGCAACGCTTCTATGCATAATTCTAGAACAACAAGTTTCCGTAGCGGCTGCAAAGGCTGTATTTACCCGACTCTGTGGGGTTGTTGTAACCCTGACGCCAGAAAATTTTCTGAGATTGGATGATGTTCAATTGAGAGGAATTGGATTTAGTCGGCAAAAGATTCTATACTGTCGTGGGTTGGCGGATGCGATCGCAACTGGTCAGCTTGACCTAAACAAGTTGGAAAAAATGGATGAAACTGCGATCAGAACTGAGCTAAAGTGTCTCAAAGGGATAGGAGACTGGACAGTTGATATTTACTTGCTAATGGCGCTGCAAAGACCTGATGTCTTTCCTAAAGGCGATTTAGCGATCGCGATCGCTTTACAAAAACTCAAAGGATTGGCGACGCGGCCAACACCAGTTCAACTAGAAGCAATGACACAGCACTGGCGACCGTGGCGAGCAGTTGCTGCAAGACTTCTATGGCACTACTACTTGAGTAATGCCACTGCTAAGTCGGTTACAGTTTACCCGTGA
- the ada gene encoding bifunctional DNA-binding transcriptional regulator/O6-methylguanine-DNA methyltransferase Ada: MQLQQTPVLKETLWEAVINRDSTIDGKLFYGVRSTGVYCRPICPSRRPNRNQVCFFQSAQEAEIAGFRPCKRCQPQFEKVPNPAKSKVLAACQFIEAQVDRIPTLSELCSQVGMSPSYLQKIFKQIIGVSPFQYADALRSQRLKQRLQSGEEIAHAVYDTGYGSSSQLYEKAPKQLGMTPKTYQQAGKTISIVYAIAPCPLGYLLVATTEKGICAVKLGDEVDKLEHTLIKEFHQAQIMRDDQTHKEWIQAILDFIAGGKAHLDLPIDVRGTAFQKQVWQALQKIPYGQTRTYTDIARDIAKPQAVRAVGNACGANPIALVVPCHRVLRSDGSVGGYHWGIERKQKLLIQESRCTQD; the protein is encoded by the coding sequence ATGCAATTACAACAGACACCAGTTTTGAAAGAAACTCTTTGGGAAGCAGTTATCAATCGAGACTCGACAATTGACGGCAAGCTTTTCTACGGTGTTCGCTCTACAGGCGTTTATTGCCGACCAATTTGCCCTAGTCGCAGACCGAATCGCAATCAAGTTTGTTTTTTCCAGTCGGCACAAGAGGCTGAAATTGCAGGTTTTCGACCTTGTAAGCGATGTCAGCCACAATTTGAAAAAGTTCCAAATCCGGCTAAGTCCAAAGTTTTAGCAGCATGTCAATTTATTGAAGCACAAGTTGATCGCATTCCAACCCTCTCGGAACTATGCTCTCAGGTGGGAATGAGTCCCAGTTATCTGCAAAAGATATTCAAGCAAATAATTGGCGTATCCCCTTTTCAATATGCAGATGCGCTGCGTAGCCAACGATTGAAACAGCGTCTTCAGTCAGGCGAGGAAATTGCTCATGCAGTTTACGACACGGGGTATGGTTCAAGTAGTCAACTGTATGAGAAAGCACCTAAGCAACTGGGAATGACACCAAAGACTTACCAACAAGCTGGAAAGACAATCAGCATTGTCTATGCGATCGCTCCATGTCCACTAGGATATTTGCTTGTGGCAACAACTGAGAAGGGTATCTGTGCCGTTAAACTAGGTGATGAAGTAGATAAACTTGAACACACTTTGATCAAGGAATTTCACCAAGCGCAGATTATGCGTGATGACCAGACACACAAGGAATGGATACAGGCAATCCTCGACTTTATTGCCGGAGGTAAAGCACATCTTGATTTGCCAATTGATGTCCGTGGGACAGCATTTCAGAAACAGGTTTGGCAAGCATTACAGAAAATTCCCTATGGCCAAACCCGTACCTATACTGATATTGCGCGTGATATTGCCAAACCCCAGGCAGTCCGCGCGGTGGGTAATGCTTGTGGAGCTAATCCGATAGCGCTGGTTGTACCATGTCACCGTGTCCTGCGGAGTGATGGCAGTGTTGGTGGTTATCACTGGGGGATTGAGCGCAAACAAAAACTGCTCATCCAAGAGTCACGCTGCACGCAAGACTGA
- a CDS encoding sensor histidine kinase, producing the protein MDITDRKLAEEKLLESEARYKAILDAIPDLMFRISRDGEYLDLKSEGANLTLTREEIVGKHVQELLPSDVATISLEAIAKTLDSGTLQTCEYQLPTPLGVRDYEARLVVSGQNEVLAIVRDITDRKQAEISLQNLAQKFAKAFSCSPDSITISTIQEGRFMEVNDSFVELSGYERDEAIGKTSFELDIWVHDRDRLKLVQELQDTGVARNLEVEFRQKSGEIITAMLSAEVIDLDGIPCILAVHHDITERKQVEAQLRLSAQRDRLLAETLVRIRSSLNLDQILQTTVTEVRQFLQADRVFISLNNANLGVRTLAESVDPKYPSVLGWSTNDEAYLQEVRNLLKDNLVRIVEDITQMPVSSKVKAHCRKFQTKASLAVPIMLGNELFGALIANQCSGSRHWQPIEIDLLQQMSEQVAIAIQQSQICQKLAELNTNLEHQVEERTAQLQQKMQEVEKLHRVKDVVLHTVAHDLRTSVMGNLMVLKNLLNQGVGGAEGQRSRGAGEQGSRGEITASFAPLPLSHAPCPSASSQSPIPVSRSIIERMIQGNDRQLTMINSLLEINSCEQQGIHIKLEPVQFSTLLGGMFAQFEPMLTQNQATLKNLVPADLPLVMADTTRLQKVLANLITHSLQNNPPGLNFLLSATVEAGMIRTQIQDNGVGMSKLECDRLFDLHVRDPQDCCSTSIGLKMYLCRKVIKAHGGEIGVISNRKRGLTFWFTLPLFTSSATNRP; encoded by the coding sequence ATGGATATTACAGACCGAAAACTAGCCGAAGAAAAATTGCTTGAGAGTGAGGCGCGGTATAAAGCAATTTTGGATGCTATCCCCGATTTGATGTTTCGCATTAGCCGCGATGGCGAGTATCTAGATTTGAAAAGTGAGGGAGCAAATCTCACTCTTACCAGAGAAGAAATAGTTGGGAAACATGTGCAAGAGTTATTGCCTAGTGATGTTGCAACGATTAGCCTAGAAGCGATCGCTAAAACTTTAGATTCTGGAACTTTGCAAACTTGTGAATATCAGCTACCAACGCCTTTGGGAGTCAGAGATTATGAGGCGCGGTTGGTAGTGAGTGGTCAAAATGAGGTACTAGCAATTGTGCGAGATATCACAGATCGCAAACAAGCAGAAATCAGCTTACAAAATCTTGCCCAAAAATTTGCTAAAGCTTTTAGTTGCAGTCCCGATTCAATTACGATTAGCACAATCCAAGAAGGACGCTTCATGGAAGTTAACGACAGTTTCGTGGAACTCTCAGGTTATGAGCGAGATGAAGCGATTGGTAAAACTTCTTTTGAGTTAGATATTTGGGTACACGATCGCGATCGCCTGAAGTTGGTGCAGGAGTTGCAAGACACAGGAGTGGCTCGGAACTTGGAAGTTGAATTTCGGCAAAAGTCTGGCGAGATAATTACAGCAATGCTTTCAGCCGAAGTCATTGATTTGGATGGTATCCCGTGCATCCTAGCAGTGCATCACGACATTACAGAACGCAAACAGGTAGAAGCGCAATTACGCCTATCAGCACAACGCGATCGCTTGTTGGCAGAAACCCTAGTGCGAATTCGGTCTTCGCTTAACTTAGACCAAATTCTCCAAACCACCGTCACGGAAGTCAGGCAATTTCTGCAAGCAGATCGAGTTTTCATTAGTTTAAATAATGCTAATTTAGGAGTCAGAACTCTTGCCGAATCAGTAGATCCCAAGTATCCATCAGTCTTAGGTTGGTCTACTAATGATGAAGCTTATTTACAAGAAGTGCGAAACTTACTAAAAGATAATCTTGTGCGTATTGTTGAAGACATCACACAAATGCCAGTATCTTCCAAAGTTAAAGCACACTGTCGAAAATTTCAAACGAAGGCTAGCTTGGCTGTACCAATTATGCTAGGTAACGAATTATTTGGGGCGTTAATTGCCAATCAATGCTCAGGTTCGCGTCATTGGCAGCCAATAGAAATTGATTTGTTACAGCAGATGTCAGAACAGGTAGCGATCGCCATTCAGCAAAGCCAGATATGCCAAAAACTAGCAGAACTTAATACTAATTTAGAACACCAAGTAGAAGAACGGACAGCACAGTTGCAGCAGAAAATGCAAGAAGTTGAAAAATTGCATCGCGTCAAAGATGTAGTTTTGCACACAGTTGCCCACGATTTACGCACTTCAGTGATGGGTAACTTGATGGTGTTAAAAAATTTGTTAAATCAGGGAGTGGGGGGAGCAGAGGGGCAGAGGAGCAGAGGAGCAGGGGAGCAGGGGAGCAGGGGGGAAATTACAGCAAGTTTTGCCCCTCTGCCTCTTTCCCATGCTCCCTGCCCCTCTGCCTCTTCCCAATCCCCAATTCCAGTATCTCGCTCAATAATCGAGCGGATGATTCAAGGCAATGATCGCCAACTGACGATGATTAACTCATTGCTAGAAATTAATTCCTGTGAACAACAGGGTATTCACATCAAACTCGAACCTGTGCAATTTAGCACCCTACTGGGAGGAATGTTTGCCCAGTTTGAACCCATGCTGACACAAAATCAAGCGACTCTGAAGAATTTGGTTCCTGCCGATTTACCGTTAGTAATGGCAGATACGACTCGGTTGCAGAAAGTTTTGGCAAATTTAATCACACATAGTTTGCAAAATAATCCACCAGGATTAAATTTTCTTCTGAGTGCCACTGTTGAGGCCGGAATGATTCGCACTCAGATTCAAGATAACGGTGTGGGAATGAGTAAACTAGAGTGCGATCGCCTCTTCGATTTGCATGTCCGTGATCCCCAAGACTGTTGTTCCACAAGCATTGGCTTAAAAATGTATCTTTGTCGGAAAGTTATTAAGGCACATGGCGGCGAAATCGGTGTTATTAGTAACCGCAAGCGCGGGTTAACTTTCTGGTTTACATTACCTCTGTTCACTTCATCCGCAACAAATCGCCCATAA
- a CDS encoding sensor histidine kinase, with amino-acid sequence MATPFITVQSWWRKTFSAPTTDETTTFYRTWRNRFLWQRLRLWLWLALICLLSFTLRDIYGLFFPFQELEKLPEVLRTQRLVINIAMLLSILICFALHKTKLGRERPDLLFLGSSWSISLASQLFATLRGFALPDTIGWSLLFLSQAVLMPVCWIIHLLTQVSVLVYYFGVNTALGLKTPIPQHPEIYNVTLILYISWFCIICDISVYLYDRLQRSEFYARQELESAYQKLKVAEAKYRSIFENAVEGIFQSSPDGRYITANPALARIYGYSFAEEVTANFTDIEHQLYIDPNRRAEFVRLMEKYGSVSEFESQIYRRDGSIVWISEKAYAVLDEQGKLLYYEGLIEDITQRKQTEEELRVFFHAVSHDLRNPVLGTLMVLKNLLARPEDNISISRSILERMIQSSDRQLNLINSLMEAHVSEVQGVVLQRQAVQLLPVLEAAIADLEPLLEQNQAKLINLVSADLPLVNADPTQLWRVFSNLIVNALKHNPPGLLLTINAIRKDDKIYCTVSDNGVGISQQQSDRLFDLYFRGASIRNSVSLGLGLYLCKQIINAHGGEIGVNSALDAGATFWFTLPIS; translated from the coding sequence ATGGCTACTCCATTTATAACAGTGCAAAGCTGGTGGAGAAAAACCTTTTCTGCACCAACAACAGATGAAACCACTACTTTTTACAGAACTTGGCGTAACCGTTTTTTGTGGCAAAGATTACGTTTATGGTTATGGCTGGCGCTGATCTGTCTGTTGTCTTTTACTTTGCGAGACATTTACGGCTTGTTTTTCCCTTTTCAAGAGTTGGAGAAGCTGCCAGAAGTACTTAGAACTCAACGCCTTGTAATCAATATTGCAATGCTCCTGAGTATACTGATCTGCTTTGCTTTACATAAAACGAAATTAGGTCGTGAGCGTCCAGATTTATTATTTTTGGGGTCTTCTTGGTCAATTAGTTTAGCATCACAGTTGTTTGCAACTCTTAGAGGTTTCGCACTACCCGATACCATCGGCTGGTCACTGCTGTTCTTGAGCCAAGCTGTGTTGATGCCTGTCTGCTGGATTATTCACTTGCTGACTCAAGTGAGTGTGCTGGTTTACTATTTTGGTGTGAATACGGCACTTGGGCTAAAAACACCAATCCCCCAACACCCAGAAATATATAATGTAACCTTGATATTATATATTTCTTGGTTTTGTATAATATGTGACATCAGTGTTTATCTGTATGATCGCCTGCAACGTTCTGAGTTTTACGCCCGTCAAGAACTGGAATCTGCCTACCAAAAGCTCAAGGTTGCAGAAGCTAAATATCGCAGCATTTTTGAAAACGCTGTTGAAGGGATTTTTCAAAGCAGTCCCGATGGACGTTATATTACGGCAAATCCGGCTTTAGCACGCATTTATGGCTACTCTTTCGCGGAAGAGGTGACAGCAAATTTCACTGATATAGAACATCAACTGTATATTGATCCGAATCGCCGGGCAGAATTTGTGCGCCTGATGGAAAAGTATGGCAGTGTTTCTGAGTTTGAGTCCCAAATTTATCGCCGAGACGGGAGTATTGTCTGGATTTCGGAAAAAGCCTACGCAGTGCTTGACGAACAAGGAAAACTGCTTTATTACGAAGGTTTGATTGAAGACATTACCCAGCGCAAACAAACTGAAGAAGAACTACGAGTATTTTTCCATGCGGTTTCCCATGACTTACGCAACCCAGTGCTGGGTACTTTAATGGTGCTGAAAAATTTGCTTGCACGTCCAGAGGATAATATTTCGATTTCCCGCTCCATTTTAGAGCGGATGATTCAAAGTAGCGATCGCCAACTGAACTTAATTAATTCGTTGATGGAAGCTCATGTCAGCGAAGTGCAAGGTGTTGTTTTACAACGTCAAGCCGTACAATTACTGCCAGTTCTCGAAGCTGCGATCGCCGATTTAGAGCCATTGCTAGAGCAAAATCAAGCCAAGCTGATAAATCTGGTGTCCGCAGATTTGCCCTTAGTGAATGCTGATCCCACGCAACTATGGCGAGTTTTTTCTAACTTAATTGTTAATGCTCTGAAACATAATCCCCCTGGATTACTTTTGACAATCAACGCTATTCGTAAAGATGACAAAATTTATTGCACTGTTAGTGATAACGGCGTGGGAATTAGTCAACAGCAAAGCGATCGGCTTTTTGACCTGTACTTTCGGGGTGCAAGTATCCGCAATTCTGTAAGTTTGGGATTGGGCTTGTATTTATGTAAGCAAATCATCAATGCTCACGGCGGCGAAATAGGGGTGAATAGTGCATTGGATGCAGGGGCAACATTTTGGTTTACCTTACCTATTAGCTGA
- a CDS encoding patatin-like phospholipase family protein has translation MKKFIWFLPVLAVLGTWLPSSDAVWKYLFFLRLPILMGLFLLLLPKLAKDWLPAMLKNLFVLRSKWQLAVVIVSAIGAGTSVISVAAIILDNAPARFAVPQTIEISEFWQYGIAIALSLYICIIAFDLSQEKLNNKERRWGAFVGALLGIGLLFVISFIRDWLSSNAFLKNMVTDIFSFVGKHNTFGYINPQTGELSGGHLTAIAYLLIGVVIYITVGLHFNPKSETNRPEAPALLYVLLIISMVTLFYGGATFYFDYFRIPVLILFIAFSAISYIAFDVNHFFPVNKFKDSEDKKRGNRDSTNFQEVLEKRLQHQDGERTLVIVCASGGGIQAAGWTVQVLSGLQELLGESFTKAIGLISAVSGGSVGTMYYLDRFNKDGFLEESEQEKYNKTTSFYAATKDSLDAVGWGFVYLDLWRFIGFPFIVRPEFDRGTAVEIDWQGEMKEPKKIKTFGTWRKQIFDGEIPIPVFNATLVENGWRFLITPVTFSNAPEKQKQYIDFNTLYEAYDMNVVTAARLSATFPYVSPICRSSVNIPNQNYHVADGGYFDNSGFVTAAEWLDEHLNEWSTEKNLKIKRVLILQINPFPKSASTENVQGNGGWFMATLGPLLAMFKVRDPILASRNIKEADLLVKKWKNKVDIQYFPIFFPSKDEISSDNAKSEFYKDDRYSPPLSWRLTDKEKQAIQDGWKAIKTREKIQKIKKLWHETWNMPDSTDRTPED, from the coding sequence ATGAAAAAATTTATCTGGTTTTTGCCAGTGTTGGCAGTTCTAGGAACATGGCTACCAAGTTCCGATGCTGTCTGGAAATATCTTTTCTTCTTGCGCCTGCCTATTTTGATGGGTTTATTCCTTCTGCTTCTTCCTAAACTTGCCAAGGATTGGCTGCCAGCCATGTTAAAAAATCTATTTGTCCTTCGCAGCAAGTGGCAACTGGCAGTCGTAATTGTGAGCGCAATTGGAGCCGGAACATCAGTAATTTCAGTTGCAGCCATCATTCTGGATAACGCACCAGCTCGCTTTGCTGTACCACAAACAATAGAAATTTCTGAATTTTGGCAATATGGAATAGCTATTGCCTTAAGTTTATACATTTGCATTATTGCCTTTGATCTCTCCCAAGAGAAGCTGAACAACAAAGAAAGACGGTGGGGAGCATTTGTAGGTGCGTTATTGGGAATCGGGCTACTATTTGTTATTAGTTTTATCAGAGACTGGTTAAGCTCAAACGCTTTCTTAAAAAATATGGTTACTGATATTTTTTCTTTTGTAGGTAAACATAATACATTTGGTTATATTAATCCTCAAACAGGTGAATTGAGTGGGGGACATCTGACAGCAATTGCTTATCTTCTAATTGGAGTAGTTATCTACATTACGGTTGGTTTACATTTTAATCCCAAATCAGAAACAAATCGACCTGAAGCGCCGGCACTCCTATATGTGCTACTTATCATATCGATGGTGACACTTTTCTATGGAGGTGCAACATTCTATTTTGATTACTTTCGGATTCCTGTACTAATTTTATTTATTGCTTTCTCAGCTATTAGCTATATCGCATTTGATGTTAATCACTTTTTTCCAGTCAATAAGTTCAAGGATAGTGAAGATAAAAAGAGAGGCAATAGGGATTCAACTAATTTCCAAGAAGTCCTAGAAAAGCGTCTCCAACATCAAGATGGAGAACGAACTTTAGTAATTGTTTGTGCTAGTGGTGGTGGAATTCAAGCAGCAGGATGGACAGTGCAAGTGTTAAGTGGTCTCCAGGAATTATTAGGAGAGTCATTTACCAAAGCAATTGGCTTGATTAGTGCTGTATCAGGCGGTTCAGTAGGGACAATGTACTATCTAGATCGCTTTAATAAAGATGGCTTTTTAGAAGAGAGCGAACAGGAAAAATATAATAAAACCACTAGTTTTTATGCTGCTACTAAAGATAGTTTAGATGCCGTTGGTTGGGGTTTTGTTTATTTGGACTTATGGCGATTCATCGGATTTCCATTCATTGTTCGCCCAGAGTTTGATCGTGGTACAGCAGTTGAGATAGACTGGCAGGGTGAAATGAAGGAACCGAAAAAGATAAAAACCTTTGGAACCTGGCGAAAACAGATTTTTGATGGCGAAATTCCTATTCCTGTATTCAATGCCACTTTAGTCGAAAATGGTTGGCGATTTCTGATTACTCCAGTAACCTTTAGCAACGCTCCTGAGAAACAGAAACAGTATATAGACTTCAATACTCTTTATGAAGCCTATGATATGAATGTTGTAACGGCTGCAAGACTATCAGCAACTTTTCCCTATGTCTCTCCTATCTGTCGCAGCAGTGTAAACATCCCAAATCAGAATTATCACGTTGCTGATGGGGGCTATTTCGATAACTCTGGCTTTGTAACGGCAGCCGAATGGCTGGATGAACACCTTAATGAATGGTCAACTGAAAAGAATTTAAAGATAAAACGAGTCCTGATATTGCAAATTAATCCTTTTCCCAAATCTGCTTCAACCGAAAACGTGCAGGGAAATGGAGGCTGGTTTATGGCGACTTTAGGGCCATTACTGGCAATGTTCAAGGTACGTGATCCGATTTTGGCGTCTCGAAATATAAAGGAAGCAGATTTACTGGTGAAAAAATGGAAGAACAAGGTAGATATCCAATACTTTCCCATTTTCTTCCCCTCAAAAGATGAAATATCTTCAGATAATGCAAAATCTGAATTTTATAAAGATGATCGGTATAGTCCGCCTTTATCCTGGAGGTTAACTGATAAAGAGAAGCAAGCTATTCAAGATGGTTGGAAGGCAATAAAAACACGAGAGAAGATTCAAAAAATTAAAAAACTGTGGCACGAAACTTGGAATATGCCAGATTCCACAGACCGTACACCAGAAGATTAA
- the ureE gene encoding urease accessory protein UreE translates to MLTFNQLKPPNCDTAVTFTLALTAEERTRSRHRFQTEDGKVVFLHLPRGTVLHDGDILQEETHSSLIRITAKPELVLTAFAQTPLLLLRAAYHLGNRHVPVEITPTYLRLSSDSVLHTMLEQLGLEVKEEILPFQPELGAYGQHHHAH, encoded by the coding sequence ATGCTGACATTTAATCAACTTAAACCACCTAATTGCGATACCGCAGTCACCTTTACTCTGGCGCTGACAGCAGAAGAACGTACCCGCAGTCGTCATCGCTTTCAAACGGAAGATGGTAAGGTTGTGTTTTTACATTTACCCAGAGGAACTGTCTTACACGATGGCGACATTCTGCAAGAAGAAACCCATAGTAGTTTAATCAGAATTACTGCCAAACCAGAACTAGTGCTGACTGCCTTTGCCCAAACACCACTTTTATTACTACGGGCGGCATACCATCTGGGAAATCGCCATGTACCTGTAGAAATTACTCCGACTTATTTACGCTTGTCCTCAGATTCTGTTTTACACACGATGTTGGAACAACTGGGGTTAGAAGTTAAAGAGGAAATTTTACCGTTTCAGCCAGAATTAGGAGCTTATGGACAACACCATCATGCTCACTGA
- a CDS encoding urease accessory protein UreF: MDNTIMLTDSHLLSILQLASPALPVGAYSYSEGLEMLVENGTIANQTHLKDWLKAELLYGAIRLEAAVMVRSEQAAKTVDVESLCRWNLWLSAARETEELRASSWQMGRSLIQLLGKLEPQIVPIANTVGNPCNYAIAFGIAVAHWQISIKAALLGYLHSWTSNLITAGVKLIPLGQTAGQQLLLDLQPLFSTAALEILALEDDQLACCSWGLSLASMQHETQYTRLFRS; the protein is encoded by the coding sequence ATGGACAACACCATCATGCTCACTGACAGCCATCTTTTGAGTATTTTGCAGCTGGCTAGCCCCGCTTTGCCTGTGGGAGCATATAGCTATTCTGAAGGTTTGGAAATGCTGGTGGAAAATGGTACGATCGCTAACCAGACACATCTCAAAGATTGGTTAAAAGCAGAGTTGCTTTATGGGGCAATTCGCCTAGAGGCAGCAGTGATGGTACGATCTGAGCAAGCTGCAAAAACGGTTGATGTAGAGTCGCTATGCCGTTGGAATCTGTGGTTATCCGCTGCTAGGGAAACAGAAGAGTTACGCGCTTCTAGTTGGCAGATGGGGCGATCGCTCATCCAATTACTTGGTAAACTAGAACCGCAGATTGTACCTATTGCGAATACTGTCGGTAATCCTTGCAATTATGCGATCGCTTTTGGCATTGCTGTTGCCCATTGGCAAATCAGTATCAAAGCCGCATTACTCGGATATCTGCACAGTTGGACAAGTAATTTGATTACTGCTGGCGTCAAACTTATCCCCCTTGGACAAACAGCAGGACAGCAGTTATTGCTAGATTTGCAACCATTATTTAGCACTGCGGCGTTAGAAATTCTCGCATTGGAGGATGATCAACTCGCCTGTTGTAGTTGGGGTTTGTCGCTGGCGAGTATGCAGCATGAAACGCAGTATACAAGGTTGTTTAGGAGTTAG
- the ureG gene encoding urease accessory protein UreG produces MNAFRVGVAGPVGSGKTALVDALCKGLREQYQIAVVTNDIYTQEDAQFLVRSQALASDRILGVETGGCPHTAIREDASMNLAAIEQLEERFIDLDLVFLESGGDNLAATFSPELVDLTIYVIDVAAGDKIPRKGGPGITKSDLLVINKTDLAPCVGADLSVMERDAKKMRGDKPFIFTNLKTQSGLADVINFVCTNIC; encoded by the coding sequence ATGAATGCATTTCGAGTAGGGGTTGCTGGGCCAGTGGGTTCGGGGAAGACGGCTTTAGTTGATGCTTTGTGTAAGGGGTTGCGTGAGCAGTATCAGATTGCGGTGGTGACGAATGATATTTATACTCAGGAGGATGCTCAGTTTTTAGTGCGTTCTCAGGCGTTGGCTAGCGATCGCATTTTGGGTGTAGAAACTGGTGGTTGTCCTCATACTGCTATCCGCGAAGATGCTTCGATGAATTTGGCGGCAATTGAACAGTTAGAGGAACGTTTTATCGATTTGGATTTAGTCTTTTTGGAAAGTGGCGGCGATAATTTGGCTGCTACTTTTAGTCCCGAATTGGTGGATTTAACAATTTACGTCATCGATGTTGCGGCTGGTGATAAAATTCCCCGCAAGGGTGGCCCCGGTATTACTAAATCTGATTTGTTGGTGATTAACAAAACTGACTTAGCACCCTGTGTTGGTGCAGATTTAAGTGTGATGGAACGAGATGCTAAAAAAATGCGCGGCGATAAACCTTTTATTTTTACTAATTTGAAAACTCAGTCTGGACTTGCAGATGTAATTAACTTTGTTTGTACAAATATCTGTTGA